One region of Armigeres subalbatus isolate Guangzhou_Male chromosome 3, GZ_Asu_2, whole genome shotgun sequence genomic DNA includes:
- the LOC134220330 gene encoding LOW QUALITY PROTEIN: protein slit (The sequence of the model RefSeq protein was modified relative to this genomic sequence to represent the inferred CDS: substituted 1 base at 1 genomic stop codon) — protein MASASARFRSLGSPPARRMLTLAAVATTVLLLLDLAGQSLCEPYGGGGGHYGLNGETRCPRLCSCTGQTVDCSHRGLTQVPRKIPLDTDRLDLQGNNITVIYESDFQSLSKLRILQLTDNQIYTIEKDALIDLISLERLRLNSNRLKSIPDNFLSSAANLLRLDLSHNALAAIPKRAFKGATSLRSLQLDNNQITCLDEHAIKGLAELEILTLNNNNVTALPRDMFSGMPRLRALRLSENPFACDCHLSWLARYLKNAPRLAPYTRCHSPSQLKGQNVADLHEQEFKCSGLTENAPMECGGRSLCPHPCRCADGIVDCREKSLTTVPATLPEDTTELRLEQNYITEIPPKAFANHRRLKRIDLSNNNISRVAYDAFSGLKSLTSLVLYGNKIKDLPASVFKGLTSLQLLLLNANEITCVRKDAFKDLQNLSLLSLYDNNIQSMANGTFDSLKSIQTLHLARNPFICDCNLRWLGDYLHQNPIETSGARCDSPKRMQRRRIEALKDEKFKCTEDYSKIKYAGECRMDQECPADCHCDRTTVDCSARGLKEIPRDIPLYTTELILNDNELTGVRSDGLFGRLPNLVKLDLRRNQIANIEPNAFEGATRIQELYMSENKIVEVHNKMFLGLHQLKTLSLYDNLISCVMPGSFDFLASLTQLNLASNPFRCNCHLGWFSDWLRKKQLGGPPARCASPAKVRDVPVKDLPHFEFKCTSEADQGCLGEGYCPPSCTCTGTVVRCSRNKLKEIPKSIPSETTELYLESNEISMVHTNRISHLKSLTRLDLSNNKIGILSNHTFANLSRLSTLIISYNNLQCIQQYALAGLKHLKVLSLHGNHISMIPDGTFADLQSITHIALGSNPLYCDCSLKWLSEWVKRDYVEPGIARCAEPELMKDKLILSTPASQFVCKGKVSNEILSKCDACYTFPCKNNAVCKPLPERQYECQCPPGYHGAHCEFMIDACYGNPCRNNGTCTVLEEGRFSCQCVSGFSGARCEINIDDCTGHKCQNNATCVDGVNSYSCSCVPGYTGQFCDSKIEFCGKDFNPCQNGAKCVDHSTHYSCECVPGYRGLNCSENIDDCVNHMCQNGGTCVDGINDYFCKCPSEFTGKFCEGTPMVAMLYPQTSPCQQHECKFGVCFQPNPSSADYVCKCSPGYSGKRCEYLTSLTFLHNNSFVELEPLRTKPEANVTIVFSSTQQNGVLMYDGNNDHLAVELFNGRIRVSYDVGNYPVSTMYSFEMVADGKYHMVELLAIKKNFTLRVDRGLARSIINEGSKEYLKLTTPMFLGGLSPEPGQQAYKLWHLRNLTSFKGCMKEVWINHKQVDFLNAARQQKVTPGCALLDAENDGEMEEDFMQETPMILKEVDPCDNHQCKRGGKCIPNGRGGYSCKCKNGAKGKFCDQGEGTVSVVVDEDPFKAPSSAGSSTCRKEQVREYYTENDCRSRQPLKYAKCIGGCGNQCCAAKVVRRRKVRMVCSNNTKYIKHLDIVRKCHCTKKCYXLQDATTRTTSIVITTPIPAAVQVAAFDSVGLESTRLGDRVSRNVSSSEKWVNFETDFDEDEMMQNDDAGVVGETTLDETSEPMDDFQKIMKQLQQLQTKPLFTQEEDEEVKEDDDLFDDEENYEDIHSLIQKQKLNDEDSKKKVFDDEDDDYYDDYSDEEFDGKKSEQKPSVSSSSDSKNVMQDFIKGKTATHRFKSRFDDFADEGEELLSSGSRKLRKNDSIKVISTPNGKVGIVYKVEPKSAEDDKTKKSNESQSGGAFEVHQKITPVMTADGKVALLYRGASDNSESFRNKYEPITDKDILTQLIDNNNKSTTSSSSSNVHNSIKNITTKNSIYNSNYDSYDSFNRNSNNVIIDPATIESDSVDSSVNNRHLTSGLKPEPVSHEPILSHVTDQQSTFTTTATMTTTNTTTTTALLSRLEDDTLNPSPDETDQQERQENTLQINRPLSEVLGIKKNLYLDASVKIPNIETSTHKMRITNSNNLLSSLLSSINGNDNGTSSNRIVSNYVNRNFRNNANIEYEDRLSSGDRRGYSVNGYSQSRFSINRRTTPPLPPRIIKEESEEDWSNDNSVPEVINLAIIPAFEHEIEEKYLRPHGDDHYHRRHKHHYNNVAPGHPTVHCAMQVIVACVVLGTFFGIAGAFFRSRIIDQIRVLYW, from the exons AGATCTATCGCACAATGCCCTCGCCGCCATCCCGAAGCGAGCGTTCAAAGGCGCCACTTCACTGCGGAGCCTCCAATTGGACAATAATCAAATTACTTGTCTGGACGAGCACGCTATCAAAGGACTGGCGGAGCTGGAGATACT GACGCTCAATAACAACAACGTCACGGCGCTCCCGCGCGACATGTTCTCCGGAATGCCCCGCCTGCGGGCGTTGCGCCTTTCCGAGAATCCGTTCGCGTGCGATTGTCATCTGTCTTGGTTGGCACGATATCTGAAGAACGCACCGCGCCTGGCCCCGTACACGCGATGCCACTCGCCCAGCCAGCTCAAGGGCCAAAACGTGGCGGATCTGCACGAACAGGAGTTCAAGTGCTCAG GTCTCACCGAGAACGCTCCCATGGAATGTGGCGGAAGGAGTCTCTGCCCCCATCCGTGTCGTTGTGCCGACGGCATTGTTGATTGTCGCGAAAAAAGTTTGACCACCGTCCCTGCCACCCTGCCGGAAGACACAACCGAACT GCGGCTGGAGCAAAATTACATCACGGAAATCCCTCCGAAAGCGTTCGCGAACCACCGCCGGCTCAAGCGGATAGACCTTTCAAACAACAACATTTCGCGGGTTGCGTACGATGCCTTCAGTGGCCTGAAATCGCTCACATCGCT TGTCCTTTATGGTAATAAAATCAAAGATTTGCCGGCGAGTGTTTTCAAGGGATTAACATCGCTGCAGTTGCTACTGTTGAACGCGAACGAAATCACGTGCGTACGGAAGGATGCTTTCAAGGACCTCCAGAATCTGAGCTTGTTATCGTTGTATGACAACAACATCCAGAGCATGGCCAACGGTACCTTCGACTCGCTGAAGAGCATCCAAACTTT GCACTTGGCACGTAATCCCTTCATTTGCGATTGTAATCTGCGATGGCTTGGCGACTATTTGCATCAAAACCCAATCGAAACCAGCGGAGCCCGTTGTGATTCGCCGAAGCGCATGCAGCGTCGCCGGATCGAGGCGCTGAAGGACGAAAAGTTTAAAT GCACGGAAGACTACAGTAAAATTAAATACGCAGGGGAGTGCCGAATGGATCAGGAATGTCCGGCTGACTGTCACTGCGACAGAACCACCGTAGATTGCTCAGCTCGTGGACTGAAGGAAATACCTCGGGATATCCCACTTTATACAACGGAACT GATACTGAACGACAACGAATTGACCGGCGTTCGGTCGGATGGTCTATTTGGACGGCTGCCGAACTTAGTTAAGCTGGATCTTCGACGAAATCAGATTGCAAATATTGAACCGAACGCATTCGAAGGGGCGACCAGAATTCAGGAGTTGTACATGAGCGAAAATAAAATCGTTGAAGTGCACAACAAGATGTTCCTAGGACTGCATCAGTTAAAGACATT ATCGCTTTATGATAATCTCATAAGCTGTGTGATGCCCGGATCCTTCGATTTTCTTGCTTCGTTAACTCAACT GAACCTCGCCTCGAACCCGTTCCGTTGTAACTGCCATCTGGGTTGGTTCTCAGATTGGCTCCGCAAGAAGCAACTTGGTGGACCTCCGGCACGTTGTGCCTCGCCGGCCAAGGTTCGCGACGTCCCCGTTAAGGATTTGCCCCACTTTGAGTTCAAGTGCACCTCCGAAGCGGATCAGGGATGCCTCGGGGAAGGCTATTGTCCACCATCGTGCACCTGTACCGGAACGGTGGTACGCTGCTCGCGAAACAAACTGAAAGAAATCCCCAAATCTATTCCGTCCGAAACGACCGAACTGTATTTGGAGTCGAACGAAATCTCAATGGTGCATACGAATCGAATCAGTCATCTGAAGTCACTGACGCGATT gGACTTGAGTAACAACAAGATAGGAATCCTCTCAAACCACACATTTGCCAATCTGAGCCGACTTTCGACGCTCATCATCAGTTATAACAACCTTCAATGCATTCAGCAATATGCTCTCGCAGGACTGAAACACTTGAAGGTACTCTCTTTACATGGAAACCACATCTCTATGATTCCTGATGGCACCTTTGCGGATCTCCAATCGATCACCCATAT CGCCCTCGGAAGCAATCCTCTCTACTGTGACTGTTCCCTGAAATGGCTATCGGAATGGGTAAAACGAGATTATGTTGAACCAGGAATCGCACGTTGTGCTGAACCGGAACTGATGAAGGACAAACTCATCCTGTCCACACCGGCGAGTCAGTTCGTGTGCAAAGGGAAGGTTAGCAACGAGATTCTATCAAAGTGCGACGCTTGCTACACATTCCCATGCAAGAACAACGCGGTCTGCAAGCCGCTACCCGAGCGTCAATACGAGTGCCAGTGTCCCCCGGGTTATCACGGAGCGCACTGCGAATTTATGATCGATGCCTGCTATGGCAATCCATGCAGAAATAATGGAACGTGCACGGTTCTAGAGGAGGGACGGTTCAGCTGTCAGTGCGTATCTGGCTTTTCTGGTGCCAGATGTGAAATCAACATCGATGACTGCACCGGCCACAAATGCCAGAATAATGCCACATGCGTGGACGGTGTTAACTCATACAGTTGTTCCTGTGTTCCGGGTTACACTGGCCAGTTCTGCGACTCAAAGATTGAGTTTTGCGGGAAGGATTTCAACCCATGCCAGAATGGCGCCAAATGCGTCGACCATTCAACTCACTACAGCTGTGAATGTGTACCGGGATATCGAGGTCTTAATTGTTCGGAAAATATTGACGATTGCGTCAATCACATGTGCCAGAATGGGGGCACCTGTGTCGATGGTATCAATGACTACTTTTGCAAATGCCCCTCTGAGTTTACTGGAAAGTTCTGCGAAGGAACTCCGATGGTGGCCATGCTCTATCCTCAGACGTCACCTTGTCAACAACACGAATGCAAATTTGGTGTTTGTTTCCAACCGAATCCGTCAAGTGCTGACTACGTTTGCAAATGCAGCCCAGGCTATTCCGGAAAACGGTGCGAGTATCTGACCAGTTTGACATTCCTCCATAACAATTCATTCGTAGAATTGGAGCCGCTACGCACAAAACCAGAGGCGAATGTGACTATCGTCTTCAGTAGTACGCAACAGAACGGAGTGTTGATGTATGACGGTAACAATGACCACTTGGCGGTTGAGTTGTTCAACGGTAGAATAAGAGTCAGTTACGACGTCGGAAACTATCCCGTTTCCACGATGTATAGCTTCGAGATGGTAGCCGATGGGAAATATCACATGGTAGAGCTGTTAGCTATCAAGAAGAACTTTACGCTTCGTGTGGATCGAGGTTTAGCTCGATCGATTATCAACGAGGGATCGAAGGAATATCTCAAGCTGACGACTCCCATGTTCCTCGGAGGACTATCGCCGGAACCAGGCCAGCAAGCTTACAAGTTGTGGCATCTCCGGAACCTAACCAGCTTCAAGGGATGCATGAAAGAGGTTTGGATCAACCACAAGCAAGTCGATTTCCTGAATGCCGCTCGCCAGCAAAAGGTAACACCGGGTTGCGCTTTGCTCGATGCTGAGAATGACGGTGAAATGGAGGAGGATTTCATGCAGGAGACGCCGATGATTCTGAAGGAG GTGGACCCATGCGACAATCACCAGTGTAAGAGAGGCGGCAAATGCATACCGAACGGTCGAGGCGGCTACTCGTGCAAATGTAAAAACGGGGCCAAGGGCAAATTCTGCGACCAAGGTGAGGGCACTGTATCGGTTGTCGTCGACGAGGACCCGTTTAAAGCTCCCTCTTCCG CGGGATCGTCCACGTGTCGGAAGGAGCAAGTCAGAGAGTACTACACCGAAAACGACTGCCGCTCCAGGCAACCACTCAAGTACGCAAAATGCATCGGCGGATGCGGAAATCAGTGCTGCGCCGCCAAAGTCGTACGACGGAGAAAA GTACGCATGGTGTGCAGCAACAATACCAAATACATTAAGCACCTGGACATCGTGCGCAAATGCCATTGTACAAAGAAATGCTACTGACTGCAAGACGCGACTACCCGAACAACATCAATAGTAATAACAACACCAATACCAGCAGCAGTGCAAGTAGCAGCATTCGATAGTGTAGGATTAGAATCAACTAGGTTAGGCGATAGAGTAAGCAGAAACGTTAGTTCTAGTGAGAAATGGGTCAATTTCGAGACCGACTTTGATGAGGACGAGATGATGCAGAATGACGATGCGGGGGTGGTGGGTGAAACGACGCTGGACGAAACCAGCGAACCGATGGATGACTTCCAGAAGATTATGAAGCAACTGCAACAGTTGCAGACGAAGCCGTTATTTACGCAAGAGGAAGACGAAGAAGTCAAAGAAGATGATGATCTTTTCGATGATGAGGAAAATTATGAAGACATCCATTCTTTGATCCAAAAGCAAAAGCTAAACGACGAGGATAGCAAAAAGAAAGTGTTTGACGATGAAGACGATGACTATTATGATGACTACAGCGATGAAGAGTTCGATGGAAAGAAAAGTGAGCAGAAACCATCAGTAAGTTCGTCATCGGACAGTAAAAATGTGATGCAAGATTTCATAAAGGGTAAGACGGCGACGCATCGTTTCAAGTCGCGTTTCGACGATTTTGCTGACGAAGGCGAAGAGTTGTTATCGTCTGGTAGCCGTAAGCTGCGGAAGAATGACTCAATTAAGGTAATCTCAACGCCGAATGGAAAGGTGGGAATTGTATATAAAGTAGAACCAAAATCTGCTGAAGATGATAAGACAAAGAAGTCCAACGAGAGCCAAAGTGGAGGAGCGTTTGAAGTTCATCAAAAAATTACGCCGGTAATGACGGCCGATGGTAAAGTGGCTCTTCTGTACCGTGGTGCCTCGGATAACAGCGAATCGTTCCGGAACAAGTATGAACCCATTACCGATAAGGACATCCTGACACAACTGATCGACAATAATAACAAGAGTACTACTAGTAGCAGTAGCAGTAATGTTCACAACAGTATTAAAAATATTAccacaaaaaatagtatttatAATAGTAATTACGATAGTTATGATAGTTTTAATAGAAACAGCAACAATGTGATCATAGACCCGGCGACGATCGAATCTGATTCGGTCGACAGCTCCGTCAACAATAGGCATCTAACTAGCGGGCTCAAACCGGAACCCGTGTCTCACGAACCGATTTTGTCACACGTGACGGATCAACAAAGTACTTTTACTACTACTGCCACTATGACTActaccaatactactacaacGACGGCGTTACTCTCTCGTCTAGAGGATGACACGCTGAACCCAAGTCCAGATGAAACTGACCAGCAAGAACGCCAAGAGAACACCCTTCAGATCAATCGTCCTCTGTCGGAGGTTTTAGGAATTAAGAAAAACTTGTACCTAGACGCTAGTGTAAAAATACCAAATATAGAAACGTCAACCCATAAAATGAGAATTACCAACAGTAACAACCTCCTATCGTCATTACTAAGTAGCATCAATGGCAACGACAATGGCACCAGTTCCAACAGGATTGTTAGCAACTATGTCAACAGAAACTTCCGAAACAATGCCAACATCGAATACGAGGACAGATTGTCCTCAGGAGATCGGAGGGGCTACAGTGTCAACGGATACAGCCAGTCTCGATTCTCTATCAATCGCCGAACCACGCCGCCGTTACCGCCTCGCATCATCAAAGAAGAAAGCGAGGAAGACTGGAGCAACGACAACTCGGTCCCAGAGGTGATaaatttggccataattccaGCTTTCGAGCATGAAATAGAGGAGAAGTATCTGCGGCCACATGGCGATGACCACTATCACAGACGACATAAGCACCACTACAACAACGTGGCCCCGGGTCATCCCACCGTGCACTGTGCCATGCAAGTCATCGTGGCCTGTGTTGTATTAGGAACGTTCTTCGGCATAGCTGGGGCATTTTTTCGATCAAGGATCATCGACCAAATTCGAGTACTCTATTGGTAG